The Vigna angularis cultivar LongXiaoDou No.4 chromosome 6, ASM1680809v1, whole genome shotgun sequence genome contains the following window.
TCTTCcgataatcaaattaaatttgttcTGATTCTGGTAGACTTTCGATAGTTTTGTCTGTAATTTTTAGGTGAATTTCATTGAATAGTGCGTGGAGTTTGAGAGATGGTGTCCATGTTTTGATTGGCAAAGAAAGATGTTGTGTTTGTGGGTTTGGATGAATTACATTTGGAtgctttatttgtttattatgagTTTGGAGTCACATAGAATTGAATCTGTTAAATTGGTGCATTTTTACTCTGAGAAGTGtagttttatttcaattattggAGTTTATAAACTCAATGGATTTAACTGATGCTGCCTGATAAAGAGGAATTGATGGGTAGGACTGGATGAAGCCATTTGGGTATTTATGTTGAGAAATTTCATTTGGAAGCAAGTGGTTGAGGAATTGTTTTGCTGGTGCTGCTGATGAATGTGAGTTTATGCCTTTCACCAACGCATTGATTCTGTTTTTTGTGGATGAAGTACAATGCAGTTTAACTTGTTTGAAGATAATTGAACGTACTTACTTCTAGTGATATTTTACTTAATAGTTGCTTCCAGCCAACTAAAATACCGCCAAGAGTTCGAAATACAATTTGAAAATGCTAGATCTACCTCATATCTTTTTTATCATAGACATTTGAATATTCCCCTTTGATTATAATTGTTGCATGCTTACTCATGGGATGGAATGATCCCACGATTTTCTCACTTCCCTTTGAGTCCTGTTCACTCTCAAATATCATATTCTGGTgggatattttttatatgtctATGTAAGATCGGCAAATGACAGGAAACAGTGATCTGTCATGAGTGGCAACCGTGACGCTGATTGGTTAAACTGGGTAACCTTTGATTATGTATGACACACAACCTAAGTGAGCTGTTATTGACCTAATATCCATCTTTTAAACCCTTGGGAGAGTGTATGTAAGGATAGTTGCTATGTTGAATTTTTTGTCGTTTATATGCTGTATATATGCATATAAATTCGTAAGTGATAAAAAATACTCAACTAATAACATTTAACAATTAATACAGTAAATAACAACAAAAGTCAAATACAAGTTTCCTACATCAATCTTAATCTTCAAAATCCCGTCTTCTACGCCATTTCCACTTTGATTATATCTATAGATTTCAATTTTGGAATCTGGAATCCCAAGAGGATAGCCCTACAACAAATCCTTAATGTCCCTGTTTGGATGTTTTTTTAATGAACACAGTGCTGCAATGGCCGTTATTCAGCTCACTATTTTGGTCTGCTGTGGCTTTTACACTAAACTGCTATGCTACAGCAGCCCCTTTAGTGGGCAGGGGGACGCTCTGCACTCGATAGCCAACTGTGGTATGATATTTAAAAACCTCTAAACCTGAATCCTTTCAATTTACTGTCCTTCACTGTGTCATTCTCTGTCGTGTAGTTCTTTCATTCTTTGCTCTAGAATTCAGGTGTAATGCATATATGTGTTTggatattaatttttattttgggtAAGATCTGACATGCAGTCTAAAACTAAGTTTACTAAAATGCTAGTAGTGATTCAAAGGTAATTTTCCCATGTTATTTTGTATATTGATGTATACCTAATTTGTTTAGGTAGAAGAATCTTACAATTTAGGTTATTAACACATAATTTGTGTCTCATCCTGTGTTCCTAAATTGGATCTTAGTTTTCACAATTTACATGTGGACAGTGAATTTGTTTCTCACTTCTAGCCTCATTTTTCTATCATTCTTATAGCATTTCCATGTATATTGAGTTAGGATTAGCCAATGGTTTCTAATGTGATGTGATCCATGAGAGCCATTTTGACAGTCTagattaaatctttttattacTATAGTAGTTATTATTTTGTGggatttattaaattattttatctggTTCCATATGGAGTGAAGAATCCCAGCTATATGCATTGCAAGAAGTACAAAACTTCTTATTGACCTTTCTCCTGCGGGGCCAATTACTGAGTAATTGCCCTGAGGAAGGGACTGTTGAATATAGATCACacattttagaaagaaaaatgattcaTATAATGTTTGTGATTGGGGATCCTCCCCTAATTATCGTGTACTGCTTTATTTGAGATTTTTTCAAGTTCAAGTCGGGTTTGTGCCCAGGGCTTGGTTTTTATTTGTACAGCGGATTTTGGTGAAAATTCCCTGTTTGTTGTATGAATTGGAAGCCACAGTGATTTCAGTATCTGCACTAAACTCCAATCCATAAGCTGATTTGACTCCTTAGATTCTGAGTTTTTATattctataatatttattattatttaattatttactatcaCAGTTTCTATTAGAGAAGACATTTCATGGTTTTTTTTCTTAGCAAgtagaagttatttttttaccattttttccaataatgatatattacaaattttattgatgGCCTATTTAGTTTTGAAGAGTTGAAAGTTGAATGACTATTATGTTTGGCTCTATAATTGAAATGTCAAATTATCATTTCAGATGGTTAATGATCAGAAATGATATTGCAAATCTCGAAATGCCTGGTAATATACCGGAAGTTAATATCTCATGATGAAGATAGATATGCCAAAGAGCTTATGTGATCTTCAGTctagaatttgaattttataaaaaaacttctATTAAAGTATAAtgatgtaaattaaaattttaagtttgaaatcttaaataatatctcaattataaatgaaataaaaattataagttttgaaaaaagttaaaagtaaataaaaaattattcagaTAAAAAGTGGCATGAAAATCATATCAATAAGGGAGGagctaaacaaaataaataataacttttaaattgaaGATGATCTTAAATCTCTTCCTAATCAGTTAATTAAACAACATTTACTTAACTCCTTAAATTTTCAgttaatttactttattatcAAAGCATATATGTACTAGTATATTTTCCAATGCTCATATACCTTTTAAGGTGAAATATTACGTTTTCTTTATGCTTAAAGGTGGAAGTTTTAAagtttatcaaataaatttaaatccaaataaattttatcataattttttctgaataatattatataataaaactattatggtaaatccaattattttttctaaaaaactaatttagataagttgtacaataaatataaatttaaataaaatcaatttcttcaaaaaaattaatgtaaattataaaatcgatttttaaacataattttacttattaatatttttgtcttcaataactttattttgattattttagttttcaaaaatatattcagataaaaatcacaaacaaataagCAGTGGGTATTTATTAGTCTTCTTTAATAagtgaataattaaaatactctATCACTCATTCACGGTTAAAGAAATTTGTTTGGTATTTTGTGATTTTCGCATCCCTGCATAGGACCACATAGAGttcttaacaaaaaaaatcccaaaaatgtaacgttttttaatataaatttttatgctattttttatgaaatctaatttatctttattataatagattgatgttttaataataagaaGGGTACGAGAGAGAAGGCGAAGATGTTCTTGATTGGGGGACGAGAGAATAACAATCCCAAAAATGCTAGATGGGACACAAACAGAAGAGAGAGTCACATCAAAAGAATAACTGAACAGAATTTAGCACTAAAATCTGTATGTTAGATATATTCAAAAGTGAGGTAATACAGGGAAAGGATTAAAGGATGTAAAATGAGCCCATTTATACATGTAGCAGCATATCAGCATCTATATGGTTATGCTATTGGGAACCCCTCTACAAGTAACTCCAGGATCAGAGGAGGCAATGAGCAAATCATAGGGTGGAATTCCAGCACCACATCTATTTCTACGTTTTGAGTCTTTATTTCTCTTCTCAATCTCCTTTTCTACTCTCTTTACATCCATTGAAAACTTGTAGAAAGCTTCCACGATTTCAGGCTCACCAGCCCATTCCGACAAGTCTTTCCTCTGTCCTATGTATTCTTCATCCGGTGAATGCTGAGAAAGTATGTTAACCACTGCCAGAAACTTGGTGGTTTCAAACAAATTTGGTAAACAAGACAACAAGTATCCTTCTGGGTCATCCATAAATTCTTTGTACTCCGGATTCCCTTCTCGGGGTAACAACTTCTTCATGTGTGGGGACCGCATTGGAACATACCCTCCCAGAGGGTATTGCCCAAAGTTCACTGCTGCATGCTGAACCGAAACAACCCATATGAATGTGGTGAGTATTGAAGTTAGATCACTAGGAGTGGATAGTGTCCACCACCAACTTGCATTTGCATGATCAGCATGCCCAACATTGATCACCTCACTATACCATGCTTGTAGTTCGTTGTCTGACTCAACCATCTTCCCATCTCGATAATAGTAGTTAACATAAGTCCTCACAAAGTTCTCCAGGGCAAACCACATAAGAAGTCCATCATTTGCATAAGGGTAGTCTTCGATGAGCAGCCTTAGCCCATGGGGTTGTGTTGGATCTGGTTCTGCTACTCCCCTGCATCATGATTATTGCAACATAATAAGATCACACGCTTTTAACTCTTCTAACATGGGATTCGAAGTAGACGAACCTTCTGATTAGGTCAGCAGGAAGAGCTTCCATGTCAAAACGCCAATCTTTGTACGCAGCTGAGATTATCTGAGTGCTGTATTTGCCAGGAGAAAAGAAAGATTCAATGATGCCTCCTTCGTTGATGAGAGCCTCACGAGCCAATGCATTTATTTGCAATGTGTGTTTCAAATGTGGCTTTAGAAGCTTGAAAATTGGGTGCATAACACTCAGTTGGCGATGAGTTGCTACGATGAAAGGCTCCATGCATGCGTGGGTCCTCAACCTATACATTTCagaaacattatttcatattCCATGTTAGGTAAACAGGCACACATGCAAAGTATAAAAGTTTGTGCAGTTATACATACCAATGATGGACCAGTTGGTGAACACCGGCGTCGTTGGAGCAAACATGTGCCTTGGCTATTTGCCACAACCAATGAGAGGTGGCATCCATTGGAGGAGTAAGGACCTGTTTGGATGATTCCCCCTCTGGAAGACTCAACTCGATAGCAATAGGCTTTAATGTTCCAAGTGGTGTCAGAAACAAGATGGTACGAGTTGCATATGCTTTTCTGTCTTCCTGAACATTCATGCCATTCAGAAATGGGATATAGACATCATGATAATCCAATATGAACAGCTTCTTTTCTGCTATTGCCTGAGCCAGTAGGTAATGCAAAGCTTCAAACTTCCAATACACAGAAAAAGGATTTATAGTTGTGTCCGATGAAGTTGAAGATAACTGACACTTAAATtgttcaaataaatatataaaaaaataagctTCATTGACTTGTATATTAACCACCTTTTGTACTGACATTCCATCCAAATGGCTTATTATGTGCTCTTCTTTTAGGGCAGATTTTTGTGGACCGTATATCGAAGGATCCAGATCACTGAGGGGTGGAAAAGCctatcaaatatttaaagtaaaatacaaaaatcaatatatatatatagaaatcataagtttttggtattttcttCAGTTTTTATTATTACCTCAAGTCTTTTTATGCTTAGAGGGTTGATGCCAGCCAATGCTTGACGACCAAGTTCTTCATCTTTCATGCACCAACCACTCGCTGAAATTTCAAATATAGCACATTTATTGGTAGAATATTTCATCataaattgaacaaaaactATTTCAAATTGCATACCACCATTGATAATACGTGGagtgttaaatttaaaatgctcTTCCACATTGTTTCTGATCCTGCTCATATTCATAAGTAAAGACCATCTCGTTGAAGCTACCTTCTCGGGTTTCATTTTATGGATGTGCTTTCTCTTGTATATTTGTTGAACATCTGAAATTTGCTTGAAATCTCCACACTTGGTAATACAAGTTCTT
Protein-coding sequences here:
- the LOC108341692 gene encoding linoleate 13S-lipoxygenase 3-1, chloroplastic, which encodes MGLVKEILGQTMVEALCCNISGWSSLPNRFCIKRQRTVSMLPTFSELKTMLQLPAPLSQSPPFTKLDELASNPLNVTLTIAGTVTIKNSKEMMLPTMHQQRGIVFQLVSTEIHSGTMETKLSNPVELEFLKQFKVGAESSTYKVEFEIDSDFGFPGAITVTNKYDKEIFLEGFSIEGVADIVCNSWVQPEKIHPEDRVFFSNKAYLPCYTPAGLKELRKEELRLLRGNGKGVRKRCERVYDYDVYNDLGNPDKGRENMRPILGTTEYPSPRRCRTGRPPSITDKKCESCVNPSGETYVPRDEVFEGMRKKALDVEKLKGTTRNLIPFIRTCITKCGDFKQISDVQQIYKRKHIHKMKPEKVASTRWSLLMNMSRIRNNVEEHFKFNTPRIINGASGWCMKDEELGRQALAGINPLSIKRLEAFPPLSDLDPSIYGPQKSALKEEHIISHLDGMSVQKAIAEKKLFILDYHDVYIPFLNGMNVQEDRKAYATRTILFLTPLGTLKPIAIELSLPEGESSKQVLTPPMDATSHWLWQIAKAHVCSNDAGVHQLVHHWLRTHACMEPFIVATHRQLSVMHPIFKLLKPHLKHTLQINALAREALINEGGIIESFFSPGKYSTQIISAAYKDWRFDMEALPADLIRRGVAEPDPTQPHGLRLLIEDYPYANDGLLMWFALENFVRTYVNYYYRDGKMVESDNELQAWYSEVINVGHADHANASWWWTLSTPSDLTSILTTFIWVVSVQHAAVNFGQYPLGGYVPMRSPHMKKLLPREGNPEYKEFMDDPEGYLLSCLPNLFETTKFLAVVNILSQHSPDEEYIGQRKDLSEWAGEPEIVEAFYKFSMDVKRVEKEIEKRNKDSKRRNRCGAGIPPYDLLIASSDPGVTCRGVPNSITI